The DNA window AAACTAAATTAGAGCAAATGTCAGAAAGGCACCAAGCTGGAATAGAAATGTTTTCAGCCGCAGGTGGATATGCGCCTACTATGGGGATAATAGGAACAGTTATGGGACTTATTCAAGTGGTTAGTAATTTAAATGATCCTACTGTGCTAGGGCCTAAAATAGCAGCAGCTTTTATAGCAACATTATATGGGATTTTAAGCGCAAATATTTTTTGGTTACCAATTGCTAATAAGTTAAAAGTTTTGGATATGGAAGAATATAATGAAAAAGAGATGATTATTCAAGCAATAGTATTAATTCAACAAGGAACAAATCCTAATACTCTTGTAAGTAAACTTGAGGGATTTTTAACAGAGAAGCAATCTAAATTATTAGAAGGTGAATAATTATATGAGGAAAAAAAGAGAGAATAAAGAAAATAGTGAAAGATGGTTGCTAACCTATTCTGATTTAATAACCTTGCTAATGGTTTTATTTGTAGTGTTATATGCTTCTTCAAATGTAGATAAACAAAAGTATAGACAAATATCTGATTCCTTTAAACAAGCATTTAGTATAGGTGATGCGCCAGGAGCTATAAAAGAAATAGGGGAAGAAACTAATGAAAATAGCATTGTGAATGATGCTGTAATGGTTGAATCAGAAAAGCTTGATAAGGCTAAAAGTAAAGTTGATGAGTTAATTAAGGAATATAATTTAGAAGGTAGCGTTTCAACTCAAATACAAGAAAGAGGTCTTATAATAAGCTTTAATGATAATGTTTTTTTTAACAGTGGAGATGCAACTATTAAAAATGAGTATAAGCAAAAGTTAATATCCATATCTAAAATATTAAATGATATAGATAATTATATAAGAGTTGAGGGAAACACTGATAATGTAGCCATAAATACAGAAAATTTTCATTCTAATTGGCAATTGTCTGCAATTAGAGCAGCAAATGTAGTAGAGCTTCTTGTTAAAGAGGGAAATATAAGTTCTGACAAGCTTTCTGCTATTGGGTATGGTGAATATAGACCTGTAAAGAGTAATGATACTGAAGACGGAAGAGCAGCTAATAGAAGGGTTGATATAGTTATATTAAACAATGAGTATAATAAATCAGAAACATCATCTATTAAATAATTTATTATGCTCTTATCCTTTATATCATTTATCTTTGTTTGTAAATTAAACTATAAATTAAGTTTAATATTTTTTATGATTCCTTTTACAATAAAGACTTTCTAAAATAAAAGTATTTTAGAGTAATTTATAGTATTTAGTCGTATATTGAATATAATGTCGATATACGTCTAAAAATACTGTTGACATAATAATAGAAAGTCTATATAATTATGTCTTGTTGAGGTTGTCAAACAAAATAAATGATTTCAACTGAAAGAAAAAATCTTTCAAGATCTGGTGATGATGGCATGGAAGTAACACTCCTACCCATTCCGAACAGGAAAGTTAAGATCCATAGCGCCGAAGGTACTGCATGGGAGACTGTGTGGGAGATTAGGACGTTGCCAGGTAAGTATGGTTCACTAGCTCAGTCGGTAGAGCACATGACTTTTAATCATGGTGTCCCGGGTTCGATTCCCGGGTGAGCCACCAAAATCGTTTCTTTAATATTAAAGAAACGATTTTTTTTATTTCATTTTTAAATTTAAAAGGTTCAATTAATGCATTATGTTTTATTATTAGTCATAGTTAAAAACAATAAATAATGTGATTGATGATTTGTGATTAAACAAAGTAATCTTTAAATTAGTTTAATTTAAAGACATAATATATACATCTAATAAAAGTAAAAAAAGATATCCTATTAAATATAATTTATAGGATATCTTTTTTATTTGTTGCAGTATGTAGGTATGATTTTAAATATTAATCTAAAATTAAAATGTTATTTTTAATCTGTAATTTTATTTATTGAATTTTATATTTAAAATATATAAATTATAGTTTTATAACATCTTAAATTCTTTTAAATTAATATGTTACAAGCTCTATCAAGGATTCCATTAAGTTCAGCTAATGCGACTCCAAAATTAGTTATAGGAACATTTTTTTCTTTAACTACCTCTAATCTTGATAATAGTTGCTTTCTTGTAAACATACAAGAACCACAATGTACTATTAATTTAAATTCTGATAAATTCTTTGGAAAATCACTTCCCGATACATTCACTATATCTAATTTTCCACCAACTTTTTTTTCAAGTAATAAAGGTAGTTTTTCTCTTGCAATATCACCTTTTTGTGCATGATGAGTGCAAGCTTCTGCAATTAATACTTTGTCATTAGGTTTTAAATTATTAATAGCTTTAGCTCCTTTTATAAATAATTCTAAATCACCCTTATATCTTGCCATTAAAATAGAAAATGAGGTTAATCTTATATTTGAGGGAACTATTTCATTTACCTTTTTAAACATTTGAGAATCTGTAATTACTAAAGATGGATTTTTGACTATCTTTAGCAAGTCTTTTAATTCTGTATCTTTGACTGTAAGTGCCATAGCATCATTATCTAGTATATCTCTTATTATTTGTACTTGAGGCAATATAAGTCTTCCTTTAGGAGCTTGGATATCCTGAGGAGCGACTAATATAACCCTATCCTTAGGATTTACAATATCACCAAGTATAGTAGGCATTTCAAAATCAATAGGTGCATTTTTAATAAGAAGTTCTTTGAACTTACCTATATTTATTTTTTCTCTAGAACTTATTTCTACAAATGGAATATCAAATTCTTTTTGTAATAATTCTAAGTTGCTCATTCCTAAATCAATTTTATTTATTACGCCTATTACAGGAATATTTTTTTGTTTTAAATCTTTAAGCCATTCTTTTTCATTTTCAATATTATTATCTTCTGCTGA is part of the Clostridium cagae genome and encodes:
- a CDS encoding flagellar motor protein MotB, whose product is MRKKRENKENSERWLLTYSDLITLLMVLFVVLYASSNVDKQKYRQISDSFKQAFSIGDAPGAIKEIGEETNENSIVNDAVMVESEKLDKAKSKVDELIKEYNLEGSVSTQIQERGLIISFNDNVFFNSGDATIKNEYKQKLISISKILNDIDNYIRVEGNTDNVAINTENFHSNWQLSAIRAANVVELLVKEGNISSDKLSAIGYGEYRPVKSNDTEDGRAANRRVDIVILNNEYNKSETSSIK
- the hydF gene encoding [FeFe] hydrogenase H-cluster maturation GTPase HydF, which codes for MLNTPKANRLHISIFGKRNAGKSSLINALTNQPLSLVSDTPGTTTDPVSKAMELLPLGPVVIIDTAGLDDTGDLGTLRVEKTKEVMLKTDLAVLVFSAEDNNIENEKEWLKDLKQKNIPVIGVINKIDLGMSNLELLQKEFDIPFVEISSREKINIGKFKELLIKNAPIDFEMPTILGDIVNPKDRVILVAPQDIQAPKGRLILPQVQIIRDILDNDAMALTVKDTELKDLLKIVKNPSLVITDSQMFKKVNEIVPSNIRLTSFSILMARYKGDLELFIKGAKAINNLKPNDKVLIAEACTHHAQKGDIAREKLPLLLEKKVGGKLDIVNVSGSDFPKNLSEFKLIVHCGSCMFTRKQLLSRLEVVKEKNVPITNFGVALAELNGILDRACNILI